In the Devosia sp. SL43 genome, one interval contains:
- a CDS encoding ABC transporter permease: MTDTTASLRPARRRLSFEWLGVAPFIIFAVMFLILPTLYLIVAAFVGRNGEFTLDNIGALFTDSIMAAYWISIRISGSSAILGAFIGLAIALAIIRGKLPSGLRSAVMTFSGVASNFAGVPLAFAFISTLGRLGLVTIILKFVGVDLYKSGFNLLSFWGLTITYLYFQIPLMVLIIAPAIDGLKKEWSEAAQTLGASTWQFWRYVGLPILWPSFLGTLSLLFANAFGAIATAYALTGSSLNIVPILLFAQIRGDALQNPGLGAALALGMILITASANIIYLVISSRAERWMK; encoded by the coding sequence ATGACCGACACCACAGCCAGCTTACGACCGGCTCGCCGCCGCCTCTCCTTCGAGTGGCTGGGCGTTGCCCCGTTCATCATCTTCGCGGTGATGTTCCTTATCCTGCCGACGCTCTATCTGATCGTCGCCGCCTTTGTCGGCCGCAATGGCGAGTTCACACTCGACAATATCGGTGCGCTCTTCACCGACAGCATCATGGCCGCCTACTGGATTTCCATCCGGATTTCCGGGTCTTCAGCCATTCTGGGTGCATTTATCGGCCTGGCCATCGCCCTCGCCATCATTCGCGGCAAACTCCCGTCCGGCCTGCGCTCCGCCGTCATGACCTTTTCTGGCGTCGCCTCGAACTTTGCCGGTGTCCCGCTGGCCTTCGCCTTCATCTCGACGCTGGGCCGGCTCGGCCTCGTCACCATCATCCTCAAGTTTGTGGGCGTCGACCTCTACAAGTCCGGGTTCAACCTGCTGAGCTTCTGGGGCCTGACCATCACCTACCTCTACTTCCAGATCCCGCTGATGGTGCTGATCATCGCGCCCGCCATCGATGGCCTCAAAAAGGAATGGAGCGAGGCCGCGCAAACCTTGGGCGCTTCGACGTGGCAGTTCTGGCGCTATGTCGGCCTGCCCATCCTGTGGCCCAGTTTTTTGGGTACGCTCAGTCTTCTGTTCGCCAACGCATTCGGTGCCATCGCAACGGCCTATGCGCTCACCGGCTCCTCGCTCAACATCGTGCCCATCCTACTCTTCGCGCAGATCCGCGGTGACGCCCTGCAAAATCCCGGCTTGGGTGCAGCACTGGCGCTTGGCATGATCCTGATCACGGCCTCTGCCAACATCATCTATCTGGTGATTTCCTCGCGCGCCGAGAGGTGGATGAAATGA
- a CDS encoding ABC transporter permease has product MKSNRFWAWVVFGLGAAYFIIPLIATVEFSLKMRRGYYSFDSYASVFSDPRFQATFGYSALIGLFAIIVGILVVVPAVYFVRLRLPWLRPFMEFMTLLPLIIPAIILVYGYIRLYNSSSIVPFTGSAIGTDILLICAYVTLAMPYMYRAVDTGMRTIDVQTLTEAAQIAGANTAQIIGRIILPNILVAVLSGAFLTFAIVIGEFTIASLLNRPAFGPYLQNVGANRAYEPAALAVISFVITWGAMGMINVLGRFAPRTSARTD; this is encoded by the coding sequence ATGAAATCCAATCGCTTCTGGGCCTGGGTGGTCTTTGGACTGGGCGCCGCCTACTTCATTATCCCGCTGATCGCCACCGTCGAATTCTCGCTCAAGATGCGGCGCGGCTATTACAGCTTTGACTCCTATGCCTCGGTGTTTTCCGATCCCCGGTTCCAGGCAACATTCGGCTATTCGGCACTGATCGGCCTCTTCGCCATCATCGTGGGCATTCTGGTCGTCGTCCCTGCCGTTTACTTCGTTCGCCTGCGCCTACCATGGCTGCGGCCGTTCATGGAATTTATGACGCTGCTGCCGCTCATCATCCCCGCGATCATTCTGGTTTACGGCTATATCCGGCTCTACAATTCGAGCTCGATCGTTCCCTTCACCGGCAGCGCTATCGGCACCGATATCCTGCTCATCTGCGCCTATGTCACGCTCGCCATGCCCTACATGTATCGCGCCGTCGATACAGGCATGCGCACCATCGACGTACAGACGCTGACCGAGGCCGCCCAGATCGCCGGCGCCAACACCGCCCAGATCATCGGCCGCATCATCCTGCCCAATATCCTGGTCGCGGTGCTGTCAGGCGCCTTCCTGACCTTCGCCATAGTCATCGGCGAATTCACTATCGCCAGCCTGCTCAACCGCCCGGCCTTTGGTCCCTACCTGCAGAATGTCGGCGCCAACCGCGCCTACGAACCGGCCGCTCTGGCCGTCATCTCCTTCGTCATCACCTGGGGCGCCATGGGCATGATCAACGTGCTCGGCCGCTTTGCCCCCCGTACCTCCGCCAGGACCGACTGA